In Burkholderia savannae, one genomic interval encodes:
- a CDS encoding 3-hydroxyacyl-CoA dehydrogenase NAD-binding domain-containing protein, with product MIDYTLDDDGIATLTWNLPERSQNVLNGESCEAFFAAAARALQDAAAKGILVTSAKPDFIAGGDLEWLQASNDAATLFERTCELHRALRALETGGKPVAIAMPGSALGGGLEIALAGHYRVAADNPKARFGLPEVTLGLLPGGGGTQRLPRLVGVQASLPLLLEGKRLKAADALKAGILHAVVPAGEESAAARAWLLDASRRTATQPWDAKGFRIPGGALTHPSVQQVFMAANALARQKTYGNYPAVASILSCVYEGLLTDLDTGLKTEARYFVKAVLSPEAKAMIRTLFFGMNEANKLAARPAGVPTQRYRKIGVLGAGMMGAGVAYVSAKAGLDVVLIDTSDEAAARGKDYSRKLVDKQVQRGRLAQEKADALVAKITPTTDFARLDGAELVIEAVFEDRAIKADVTRKSEAVLAPDALFASNTSTLPISGLAQASARPANFIGLHFFSPVDKMPLVEVIVGRETSQQTLARAFDYVKAIGMTPIVVNDSRGFYTSRVFSTYVLEGLAMLAEGVAPALIESAGLLAGMPVGPLALTDEVSSELIHKITKQTRADLGDAYVARPGEDVAARMVELGRLGRKAGRGYYDYPANGGKKALWPGLASEFPAAAEQPDVKTLIERLVTVQAVETARCLVERVLTTARDADVGAILGWGFPAFRGGPVSHIHGVGVDAFVATCDRLAAQYGARFAVPTLLREMAAQGQSFY from the coding sequence ATGATCGATTACACGCTCGATGACGACGGCATCGCGACCCTCACGTGGAACCTGCCCGAGCGCAGCCAGAACGTGCTGAACGGCGAGAGCTGCGAGGCGTTCTTCGCGGCGGCGGCGCGCGCGCTTCAGGACGCGGCGGCGAAGGGGATACTCGTCACGTCGGCGAAGCCCGATTTCATCGCGGGCGGCGACCTCGAATGGCTGCAGGCGAGCAACGACGCGGCAACGCTCTTCGAGCGCACGTGCGAGCTGCACCGCGCGCTGCGCGCGCTCGAGACGGGCGGCAAGCCGGTGGCGATCGCGATGCCGGGCTCGGCGCTCGGCGGCGGCTTGGAGATCGCGCTCGCGGGCCATTATCGCGTCGCGGCCGACAATCCGAAAGCGCGCTTCGGGCTGCCCGAGGTGACGCTCGGCCTGTTGCCGGGCGGCGGCGGCACGCAGCGCCTGCCGCGCCTCGTCGGCGTCCAGGCGTCGCTGCCGCTCCTGCTCGAAGGCAAGCGGCTGAAGGCGGCCGATGCGCTGAAGGCCGGCATCCTGCACGCGGTCGTGCCGGCGGGCGAGGAGAGCGCCGCCGCGCGCGCGTGGCTGCTCGACGCGAGCCGCCGCACCGCGACGCAGCCGTGGGACGCGAAGGGCTTCAGGATTCCGGGCGGCGCGCTCACGCACCCGTCCGTCCAGCAGGTGTTCATGGCGGCGAACGCGCTCGCGCGGCAGAAGACATACGGCAACTATCCGGCCGTCGCGAGCATCCTGTCGTGCGTGTACGAAGGGCTGCTGACGGATCTCGACACGGGCCTGAAGACGGAAGCGCGCTATTTCGTGAAGGCGGTGCTGTCGCCGGAAGCGAAGGCGATGATCCGCACGCTGTTTTTCGGGATGAACGAAGCGAACAAGCTCGCCGCGCGGCCGGCGGGCGTGCCGACGCAGCGCTACCGGAAGATCGGCGTGCTCGGCGCGGGCATGATGGGCGCGGGCGTCGCGTACGTGAGCGCGAAGGCGGGGCTCGACGTCGTGCTGATCGACACGAGCGACGAAGCGGCCGCGCGCGGCAAGGACTACTCGCGCAAGCTCGTCGACAAGCAGGTGCAGCGCGGCCGGCTCGCGCAGGAGAAGGCCGACGCGCTCGTCGCGAAGATCACGCCGACGACCGACTTCGCGCGGCTCGACGGCGCGGAGCTCGTGATCGAGGCGGTGTTCGAGGATCGCGCGATCAAGGCCGACGTCACGCGCAAGAGCGAAGCCGTGCTCGCGCCCGACGCCCTCTTCGCGTCGAACACGTCGACGCTGCCGATCTCGGGGTTGGCGCAGGCGAGCGCGCGGCCGGCGAACTTCATCGGCCTGCATTTCTTCTCGCCCGTCGACAAGATGCCGCTCGTCGAAGTGATCGTCGGGCGCGAAACGAGCCAGCAGACGCTTGCGCGCGCGTTCGATTATGTGAAGGCGATCGGCATGACGCCGATCGTCGTCAACGATTCGCGCGGCTTCTACACGAGCCGCGTGTTCTCGACGTACGTGCTCGAAGGGCTCGCGATGCTCGCCGAGGGCGTCGCGCCCGCGCTGATCGAGAGCGCCGGGCTGCTCGCCGGGATGCCGGTCGGGCCGCTTGCGTTGACCGACGAGGTGTCGAGCGAGCTGATCCACAAAATCACGAAGCAGACGCGCGCCGATCTCGGCGACGCGTACGTCGCGCGCCCCGGCGAGGACGTGGCCGCGCGGATGGTCGAGCTCGGCCGGCTCGGCCGCAAGGCGGGGCGCGGCTATTACGACTATCCGGCGAACGGCGGCAAGAAGGCGTTGTGGCCGGGGCTCGCGAGCGAGTTTCCGGCCGCGGCCGAGCAGCCCGACGTGAAGACGCTGATCGAGCGGCTCGTGACGGTGCAGGCGGTCGAGACCGCACGCTGCCTCGTGGAGCGCGTGCTGACGACGGCTCGCGACGCGGACGTCGGCGCGATCCTCGGCTGGGGCTTCCCGGCGTTTCGCGGCGGGCCGGTGTCGCATATCCACGGCGTCGGGGTGGACGCGTTCGTCGCGACGTGCGATCGTCTTGCGGCGCAGTACGGCGCGCGCTTCGCCGTGCCGACGCTGTTGCGCGAGATGGCGGCGCAGGGGCAGAGCTTCTACTGA
- a CDS encoding RNA polymerase sigma factor encodes MTNFATAFAQNDADDERLLARRIAAGDQSAFELLMRRHNRRLFRIARATLHSNADAQDALQDAYLSAYRAIGEFRGEAALFTWLARLVLNECFARLRRHARRQRVVPIVDMNAESEIDAMCAHDPDPSYRAAARAELRGLLEQKLERLPYAFRIVFVLRSVEELSVDETAHCLGIPEATVRSRHFRAKRLLRDALAREIGLVEHDVFEFGGGDCDRLVAAVMRRVDGESGR; translated from the coding sequence ATGACGAATTTCGCGACGGCGTTCGCGCAAAACGATGCGGATGACGAACGATTGCTCGCACGCCGCATCGCCGCGGGCGATCAGTCCGCCTTCGAACTGTTGATGCGGCGCCACAACCGGCGCCTCTTTCGCATCGCGCGCGCGACGCTGCACTCCAACGCGGACGCGCAAGACGCGCTGCAGGACGCGTATCTGTCCGCATACCGCGCGATCGGCGAGTTTCGCGGCGAAGCCGCGCTCTTCACGTGGCTCGCGCGGCTCGTGCTCAACGAATGCTTCGCGCGTCTGCGCCGGCATGCGCGCCGTCAACGTGTCGTTCCGATCGTCGATATGAACGCCGAATCCGAAATCGACGCGATGTGCGCGCACGATCCCGATCCGTCGTATCGGGCCGCGGCGCGCGCCGAGCTGCGCGGTTTGCTCGAACAGAAGCTCGAGCGGTTGCCGTACGCGTTTCGGATCGTGTTCGTGCTGCGCTCGGTCGAGGAACTGAGCGTCGACGAAACCGCGCACTGCCTCGGCATTCCAGAGGCGACCGTGCGCAGCCGCCATTTCCGCGCGAAGCGCCTGCTGCGCGACGCGCTGGCGCGCGAGATCGGCCTCGTCGAGCACGACGTGTTCGAATTCGGCGGCGGCGATTGCGATCGCCTGGTGGCGGCGGTCATGCGGCGTGTCGACGGAGAATCCGGGCGATAG
- a CDS encoding cupredoxin domain-containing protein: MAERRHARPARPSRSATAAGLALAGALLAGAVPAATGEAASPGTHVVVIEGMRFIPQTLTVHRGDRVEWVNKDLVAHTASAMSDAFDSRNIAPGERWRYVADRRGDYPYQCRLHPTMQATLIVR, from the coding sequence GTGGCTGAGCGCCGGCATGCCCGCCCGGCTCGTCCGTCGCGCAGCGCAACCGCGGCCGGGCTCGCGCTCGCGGGCGCGCTGCTCGCGGGTGCGGTTCCCGCGGCGACCGGCGAAGCCGCGTCGCCCGGCACGCACGTCGTCGTGATCGAGGGCATGCGCTTCATTCCGCAGACGTTGACCGTGCATCGCGGCGATCGCGTCGAATGGGTGAACAAGGATCTCGTTGCGCACACCGCGAGCGCGATGTCGGACGCGTTCGATTCGCGCAACATCGCGCCGGGCGAACGGTGGCGCTACGTCGCCGACAGGCGCGGCGATTATCCATACCAATGCCGGCTTCATCCGACGATGCAGGCCACGCTGATCGTCCGCTGA
- a CDS encoding BPSL0067 family protein → MPYVSTTYSSNAEAPVGRWTCAPSSTLTPFDQAPAGSVTSGVDLCGQCVSYVKRVCPTLPLTVQWRKGAAVKGNATIVAGTVIATFNAAGKYDGHAAIYVSQSKDGGVLVYDQFVTPPTPQPVQQRRLRWGAHGRSNNGDNFHVVE, encoded by the coding sequence ATGCCTTACGTCTCCACCACTTATTCGAGCAACGCCGAGGCGCCGGTCGGCCGCTGGACTTGCGCGCCGAGCTCGACGCTCACGCCGTTCGACCAGGCGCCGGCCGGCAGCGTCACGTCCGGCGTCGATCTTTGCGGGCAATGCGTGTCCTATGTGAAACGCGTGTGCCCGACGCTGCCGCTCACCGTGCAATGGCGCAAGGGCGCGGCGGTGAAGGGGAATGCGACGATCGTCGCCGGCACCGTGATCGCGACGTTCAACGCGGCCGGCAAATACGACGGCCACGCGGCCATCTACGTGAGCCAGTCGAAGGACGGCGGCGTCCTGGTCTACGACCAGTTCGTGACGCCGCCCACGCCGCAACCGGTTCAGCAGCGGCGCCTGCGCTGGGGCGCGCACGGCCGGTCGAACAACGGAGACAACTTCCATGTCGTGGAGTAA
- a CDS encoding CaiB/BaiF CoA transferase family protein has product MGPLHGIRIVEIAGIGPAPFCGMLLADMGADVILVERTAGRDGDPLDLGRRAIFNRGKRSLSLDLKQPAAVDAVLRLVEGADALIEGMRPGVMERLGLGPDACFARNPRLVYGRMTGWGQDGPLAHAAGHDINYIGLSGALWYAGRPGDAPLAPPTLVGDLGGGALYLAMGVLAGILDARLRGKGQIVDAAIVDGSANLMNLLLSIHAAGFMPMARGQGLLDGPHWYGSYRCACGGYVSVGALEPQFHALLLDKLDLADDEDFRNPYDASRWPRLRERLADLFASRPRAHWVELLEGTDVCFAPVLSPVEAKAHPHLAARGVYAERDGVLQAAPAPRFSGSPAAQPGAVPRRGADSAAILHEAGFADDEIAALVAKG; this is encoded by the coding sequence ATGGGCCCTTTGCACGGAATCCGAATCGTCGAAATCGCCGGAATCGGCCCCGCGCCGTTCTGCGGAATGCTGCTCGCCGACATGGGCGCCGACGTGATCCTCGTCGAGCGCACGGCCGGCCGCGACGGCGATCCGCTCGATCTCGGCCGTCGCGCGATCTTCAATCGCGGCAAGCGCTCGCTTTCGCTCGACCTCAAGCAGCCGGCGGCGGTCGATGCGGTGCTGCGGCTCGTCGAAGGCGCCGACGCGCTGATCGAAGGGATGCGCCCCGGCGTGATGGAGCGGCTCGGGCTCGGCCCCGATGCATGCTTCGCGCGCAATCCGAGGCTCGTGTACGGTCGGATGACGGGCTGGGGGCAAGACGGCCCGCTCGCGCACGCGGCGGGCCACGACATCAACTACATCGGCCTGTCCGGCGCGCTGTGGTATGCGGGGCGGCCGGGCGACGCGCCGCTTGCGCCGCCGACGCTCGTCGGCGATCTCGGCGGCGGCGCGCTGTATCTCGCGATGGGCGTGCTCGCGGGCATCCTGGACGCGCGCCTGCGCGGCAAGGGCCAGATCGTCGATGCGGCGATCGTCGACGGCAGCGCGAATCTGATGAACCTGCTGCTGTCGATTCACGCGGCGGGATTCATGCCGATGGCGCGCGGCCAGGGCTTGCTCGACGGCCCGCACTGGTACGGCAGCTATCGCTGCGCGTGCGGCGGCTACGTGAGCGTCGGCGCGCTCGAGCCGCAGTTCCACGCGCTGCTGCTGGACAAGCTCGATCTCGCCGACGACGAGGATTTCCGCAATCCGTACGATGCGAGCCGCTGGCCGCGGCTGCGCGAACGGCTCGCGGACCTCTTCGCGAGCCGGCCGCGCGCGCATTGGGTCGAATTGCTGGAGGGCACCGACGTGTGCTTCGCGCCCGTGCTGAGCCCGGTCGAGGCGAAGGCGCATCCGCATCTCGCCGCGCGCGGCGTTTATGCGGAACGCGACGGCGTGCTGCAGGCGGCGCCGGCGCCGCGGTTTTCCGGCTCGCCGGCCGCGCAGCCGGGCGCGGTGCCGCGACGCGGCGCGGACAGCGCCGCGATCCTGCATGAAGCGGGCTTCGCGGACGACGAGATCGCGGCGCTCGTCGCGAAGGGCTGA
- a CDS encoding STY0301 family protein, protein MSWSKAACALVAAAFFGCAGASGTTGATGASAEVCPVRQQSPLHYVDVFDGAPSDLATLVPDDAGERNGHWALGYVYDAGRYVTIRCKYADGETRDVKLAGRVNRCDYRIDGKKALRVTCK, encoded by the coding sequence ATGTCGTGGAGTAAGGCAGCCTGCGCATTGGTCGCGGCGGCGTTTTTCGGCTGTGCGGGCGCGTCCGGCACGACGGGCGCAACCGGCGCGAGCGCGGAAGTCTGCCCGGTGCGGCAGCAAAGCCCGCTGCATTACGTCGACGTGTTCGACGGCGCGCCGAGCGATCTCGCGACGCTGGTTCCCGACGACGCCGGCGAGCGCAACGGCCACTGGGCGCTGGGCTACGTGTACGACGCCGGCCGTTACGTGACGATCCGCTGCAAGTACGCGGACGGCGAGACGCGGGACGTCAAGCTCGCCGGCCGCGTGAATCGCTGCGATTACCGGATCGACGGCAAGAAGGCGTTGCGGGTGACGTGCAAGTGA
- a CDS encoding DUF4142 domain-containing protein → MKIITRGWLGALTLALTSGAACAQGAGPTDPQIAAIVATANQVDIDAGKLAESRSASKDVKAFAQRMVADHGSVNQAAADLLHKLNVAPEENATSRSLKQGGDENLANLKTLHGAAFDSAYVAHEVAYHETVLDALDKTLIPNAKNDELKALLVKARPVFVAHLDHAKHLQAALGKSGG, encoded by the coding sequence ATGAAGATCATCACGAGAGGATGGCTCGGCGCGCTGACGCTCGCGCTCACGAGCGGCGCCGCCTGCGCGCAGGGCGCGGGGCCGACCGATCCGCAGATCGCGGCGATCGTCGCGACGGCCAATCAGGTCGACATCGACGCCGGCAAGCTCGCCGAATCGCGATCCGCATCGAAGGACGTGAAGGCGTTCGCGCAGCGCATGGTCGCGGATCACGGCAGCGTCAATCAGGCCGCCGCCGATCTGCTGCACAAACTGAACGTCGCGCCGGAAGAAAACGCGACGAGCCGCAGCCTCAAGCAGGGCGGCGACGAGAACCTCGCGAATCTGAAGACACTGCACGGCGCCGCGTTCGACAGCGCGTACGTCGCGCATGAAGTGGCCTACCATGAAACGGTGCTGGACGCGCTCGACAAGACGCTGATCCCGAACGCGAAGAACGACGAGCTGAAGGCGCTGCTCGTCAAGGCGCGGCCGGTGTTCGTCGCGCACCTGGATCACGCGAAGCACTTGCAAGCCGCGCTGGGAAAGAGCGGTGGCTGA
- a CDS encoding acetyl-CoA C-acetyltransferase: MEAYIFDAVRTPRGKGKKDGSLHGVTPLRLADTALRAIRDRNALDTSLVDDVVLGCVEPVGEQGACIGRIAVLAAGYAQTTAGVQINRFCASGLEACNMAAAQVMSGQSDMAIGGGVESMSRVPMGSSGGAWPVDPAIAIPSYFVPQGVSADTIATKWGYSRADVDAYAVESHRRAHAATQAGWFARSIVPVRDDNGLTILDRDETIRPQTTLDTLAALKPSFAELGEMYGFDAVIRQRYPELERIEHVHHAGNSSGIVDGAAAVLIGTLEAGKRAGLAPRARIRSFASIGSEPSIMLTGPSYAAEKALKRAGMRAADIDLYELNEAFASVVLRFMDVMAISHDRINVNGGAIAMGHPLGATGAMILGTLLDELERRGAATGLATLCVGAGMGTATIIERI; encoded by the coding sequence ATGGAAGCCTACATCTTCGACGCCGTGCGCACGCCGCGCGGCAAAGGCAAGAAGGACGGCAGCCTGCACGGCGTCACGCCGCTGCGGCTCGCCGACACCGCGTTGCGCGCGATTCGCGACCGCAACGCACTCGACACGAGCCTCGTCGACGACGTCGTGCTCGGCTGCGTCGAGCCCGTCGGCGAGCAGGGCGCGTGCATCGGCCGCATCGCCGTGCTCGCGGCCGGCTACGCGCAGACGACGGCCGGCGTGCAGATCAACCGCTTCTGCGCGTCGGGCCTCGAAGCGTGCAACATGGCCGCCGCGCAGGTGATGTCCGGCCAGTCGGACATGGCGATCGGCGGCGGCGTCGAGAGCATGTCGCGCGTGCCGATGGGCTCGAGCGGCGGCGCGTGGCCGGTCGATCCGGCGATCGCGATTCCGAGCTACTTCGTGCCGCAGGGCGTGTCGGCGGACACGATCGCGACGAAGTGGGGCTACAGCCGCGCCGACGTCGACGCATACGCGGTCGAAAGCCACCGCCGCGCGCATGCGGCGACGCAGGCCGGCTGGTTCGCGCGCTCGATCGTGCCGGTGCGCGACGACAACGGCCTGACGATTCTCGATCGAGACGAGACGATCCGCCCGCAGACGACGCTCGACACGCTCGCGGCGCTCAAGCCGTCGTTCGCCGAGCTGGGCGAGATGTACGGCTTCGACGCGGTGATCCGCCAGCGCTATCCGGAACTCGAGCGCATCGAGCACGTGCATCACGCGGGCAACAGCTCGGGGATCGTCGACGGCGCGGCGGCCGTGCTGATCGGCACGCTGGAGGCGGGCAAGCGCGCGGGCCTCGCGCCGCGCGCGCGGATTCGCTCGTTCGCGAGCATCGGCTCGGAGCCGTCGATCATGCTGACGGGGCCGAGCTACGCGGCCGAGAAGGCGCTCAAGCGCGCCGGCATGCGCGCGGCCGACATCGATTTGTACGAGCTGAACGAAGCGTTCGCGTCGGTCGTGCTGCGCTTCATGGACGTGATGGCGATTTCGCACGACAGGATCAACGTGAACGGCGGTGCGATCGCGATGGGCCATCCGCTCGGCGCGACGGGCGCGATGATCCTCGGCACGCTGCTCGACGAGCTCGAGCGGCGCGGCGCGGCCACGGGCCTCGCGACACTGTGCGTGGGCGCCGGCATGGGCACGGCGACCATCATCGAACGGATTTGA